Proteins encoded by one window of Campylobacter concisus:
- the flhF gene encoding flagellar biosynthesis protein FlhF, which produces MATKFHTFTGESTIEALKKAQETCGEKAILVTTKQIQAKTINKKPLYEILVSVEEDDVKQPLKPNTKAINYENAYSKFNKNYEPAKPKFEIKEEPAKFEAKTASPEPYDPNESVLLNISAAAKEISTIANVNIDDVKDKESSIPNGMNKKIDDVAKQVSVLSEKIGLITDMIWDEKAPNRNNLSIPPEFANIYKLAKQSGMKDEHLEAIMQTTLENLPVSMKSNPTAVKRYFYSLLRNMLPCRKEPSDKKQRIMMLVGPTGVGKTTTLAKLAARFAYGNEKRYKTGIITLDTYRIGAVEQLFQYAKMMKLPILDVIEIDDFQNAIKQLSYCDVILIDTTGNSQYDKEKLERLDKFLKHSGAKIDVNLVLSAGSKVEDLIEIYNGFSFLDIDTLIITKFDETKIFGNVFSLIYETNTPVSYFSVGQEVPDDLVEAKSEFLVECVFDGFTKQKASDE; this is translated from the coding sequence ATGGCTACAAAATTTCATACTTTTACAGGTGAGAGCACCATTGAGGCTTTGAAAAAGGCTCAAGAAACGTGCGGCGAAAAGGCCATACTAGTTACTACAAAACAGATTCAAGCCAAAACGATAAATAAAAAACCGCTTTATGAAATTTTAGTAAGCGTCGAAGAGGACGACGTAAAGCAACCCCTAAAACCAAATACAAAAGCCATAAATTACGAAAATGCCTACTCTAAATTTAATAAAAACTATGAACCTGCTAAGCCAAAATTTGAGATAAAAGAAGAACCGGCTAAATTTGAGGCAAAGACAGCATCACCCGAGCCTTACGATCCAAACGAGAGCGTGCTTTTAAATATCTCAGCTGCTGCAAAAGAGATAAGCACGATCGCAAATGTAAATATCGATGACGTCAAAGATAAAGAGTCGAGCATACCAAATGGTATGAATAAAAAAATAGACGATGTGGCAAAGCAAGTAAGCGTGTTAAGCGAAAAAATAGGGCTCATAACTGACATGATCTGGGACGAGAAAGCACCAAATCGCAACAATCTCTCGATCCCACCAGAGTTTGCTAATATCTATAAACTCGCAAAACAAAGTGGCATGAAAGATGAGCATTTAGAGGCTATCATGCAAACGACGCTTGAAAATTTGCCAGTTTCGATGAAGAGCAATCCAACTGCTGTAAAAAGGTACTTCTACTCACTTTTACGCAATATGTTACCTTGCAGAAAAGAGCCAAGCGATAAAAAACAACGTATTATGATGCTAGTTGGTCCAACTGGAGTTGGTAAGACGACGACTCTTGCAAAGCTAGCGGCTCGTTTTGCTTACGGCAATGAAAAGCGGTATAAAACAGGCATCATCACGCTTGATACGTACCGTATTGGAGCGGTTGAGCAGTTATTTCAATACGCTAAAATGATGAAGCTACCTATACTTGATGTTATCGAGATAGATGACTTTCAAAATGCTATAAAGCAGCTTAGCTACTGCGACGTAATCCTAATCGACACCACTGGAAATTCGCAGTATGACAAAGAAAAGCTTGAAAGGCTTGATAAATTTTTAAAGCATAGCGGTGCAAAGATTGATGTAAATTTGGTCCTTTCGGCTGGCTCAAAGGTCGAAGATCTAATAGAAATTTATAATGGATTTTCATTTTTGGATATTGACACGCTAATAATCACCAAATTTGATGAGACAAAAATTTTTGGCAACGTCTTTTCGCTGATATATGAGACAAATACGCCGGTTAGCTACTTTAGCGTAGGCCAAGAGGTGCCTGATGATCTTGTGGAGGCAAAGAGCGAATTTTTAGTAGAGTGCGTGTTTGACGGCTTTACAAAGCAAAAGGCTAGCGATGAATAA
- a CDS encoding P-loop NTPase — MNNQAQKLQNLVQSQSKNKNTHFIAITSGKGGVGKSTISANLANVLSKNGYKVGLFDADIGLANLDVILNVKMGKNLLHVLKGECSLKDILIPINKNLILIPGESGDEILKFNNQFLFERFLDEASELDELDFLIIDTGAGIGGSTQLFLEAADEVVVVTVPDPAAITDAYAVIKIVSRFKNSELLLLNMVKNEAEATRIYENIKRVANANIGPSLNLELIGFVASDKNVSRSIKQRTLFTDDAAYAEPSAQIKQIASNLLYRLERKVLNDEQSRSFGGFFKRLIEQF, encoded by the coding sequence ATGAATAATCAAGCGCAAAAATTACAAAATTTAGTCCAGTCACAAAGCAAGAACAAAAATACACATTTTATTGCGATAACTAGCGGCAAAGGCGGTGTTGGTAAGAGTACGATAAGTGCAAATTTAGCAAATGTTTTATCAAAAAATGGCTATAAAGTAGGACTATTTGATGCTGACATCGGCCTTGCAAACCTTGATGTTATCTTAAATGTAAAAATGGGTAAAAATTTACTTCACGTGCTAAAAGGCGAGTGCAGCCTAAAAGATATCTTGATACCTATAAATAAAAATTTGATCCTCATTCCTGGTGAAAGCGGCGATGAAATTTTGAAATTTAACAATCAATTTTTATTTGAGAGGTTTTTAGATGAGGCGAGCGAGCTTGATGAGCTTGATTTTTTGATCATTGACACCGGAGCTGGCATAGGCGGTAGTACGCAGCTGTTTTTAGAAGCGGCTGATGAGGTCGTGGTGGTGACTGTGCCTGATCCTGCGGCGATAACCGATGCATACGCTGTCATAAAGATCGTTTCAAGATTTAAAAATAGTGAGCTTTTGCTTTTAAATATGGTAAAAAATGAAGCAGAGGCGACTAGAATTTATGAAAATATCAAACGCGTTGCTAATGCAAATATCGGGCCTAGCTTAAATTTAGAGCTTATAGGATTTGTGGCTTCTGATAAGAATGTTTCAAGAAGTATAAAACAACGAACGCTTTTTACAGACGACGCTGCTTATGCTGAGCCTAGTGCCCAGATAAAACAGATAGCTTCGAATTTACTTTATAGGTTGGAACGAAAAGTGCTTAACGATGAGCAAAGCAGGAGCTTTGGGGGCTTCTTTAAGCGTTTGATAGAACAATTTTGA